The proteins below are encoded in one region of Apium graveolens cultivar Ventura chromosome 4, ASM990537v1, whole genome shotgun sequence:
- the LOC141719219 gene encoding zinc finger BED domain-containing protein RICESLEEPER 2-like — MEDVEDDFVVVDISGTKEAISHKPSEGYQNHPDNSQTLKDEIDIEAMEGNNSEQGSRKRKKKISKVWEEFEEVTLRDGTKKLNCKYCNAKFSLSKDGSTSHLIRHMKACSIRWASISGVTHKVLSYPILEADGNMGNVNFFKYDKEKIRDLLVKMFFVHEYPFRMVEHELFLILMKSLNPRFEPISRNTLNNDCMKMYTLQKKKLRQMFTIVINFLHLVPPHTGLAISAFIFACLVDWGIENKISTITLDNASSNDSVVMHLKESFALKGNLLFNGRIFHVRCNAHILNLLVQDGLAVIEPIIHNVRAAVKYLKMSPQRLHKFSEIVKNLQLPNSKRLVLDVPTRWNSAYFILNVHSSLKMCFQCIRKEILIFIVYQLWRNGKFLKIL, encoded by the exons ATGGAAGATGTGGAAGATGATTTTGTTGTTGTTGATATCTCTG GTACTAAAGAAGCAATCAGCCACAAGCCCAGTGAAGGATATCAAAATCATCCCGATAATTCTCAAActttgaaagatgaaattgataTTGAAGCGATGGAGGGTAACAATTCGGAGCAGGGATCCAGAAAGCGAAAGAAAAAAATATCTAAAGTATGGGAAGAATTTGAAGAAGTAACACTTAGAGATGGGACCAAAAAACTCAATTGCAAGTATTGCAATGCGAAGTTTTCTCTGAGTAAGGACGGCTCTACCAGTCATTTGATTCGACACATGAAAGCTTGCAGCATTCGGTGGGCTTCTATTTCTGGCGTCACACATAAGGTATTATCGTATCCCATTTTAGAAGCTGATGGAAATATGGGTAACGTTAATTTCTTCAAGTATGATAAGGAAAAAATTAGGGATTTGCTGGTTAAAATGTTTTTTGTGCATGAGTACCCATTTCGTATGGTAGAGCATGAGTTATTCTTAATACTAATGAAATCATTGAATCCGCGATTTGAACCTATTTCTCGTAACACTTTGAATAATGATTGCATGAAAATGTATACTCTGCAAAAGAAAAAGCTTAGGCAGATGTTTACAATT GTGATCAATTTTCTGCATTTGGTACCTCCACACACTGGTTTGGCGATTAGTGCCTTCATATTTGCTTGCTTGGTTGATTGGGGAATTGAGAATAAGATATCAACTATTACTCTTGATAATGCTTCATCTAATGATTCTGTTGTTATGCACCTCAAGGAATCATTTGCTTTGAAAGGAAATCTGTTATTTAATGGTAGGATTTTTCATGTTAGATGCAATGCACATATTTTAAACCTGCTTGTGCAAGATGGTTTGGCTGTTATTGAACCAATAATTCATAATGTTCGTGCTGCTGTTAAGTATTTGAAAATGTCACCTCAGCGTCTTcacaaattttctgaaattgttaAGAATTTGCAGTTACCTAATTCTAAAAGGTTGGTTTTAGATGTTCCCACCAGGTGGAATTCCGCATATTTTATCTTGAATGTGCACTCCAGTTTAAAAATGTGTTTCCAATGTATAAGGAAAGAGATTCTTATTTTCATAGTCTACCAACTTTGGAGGAATGGAAAGTTCTTGAAAATATTATGA